In a single window of the Atlantibacter hermannii genome:
- the yffB gene encoding ArsC family protein, translated as MVILHGIKNCDTIKKARRWLESHQIDYQFHDYRTDGINAEMMHKFTDELGWEALLNTRGTTWRKLDDARRNAVTDAQSAIALMLEMPAIIKRPLLCAPGKPMLLGFNESQYQQYFNEV; from the coding sequence ATGGTCATCCTGCACGGCATCAAGAATTGCGACACCATCAAAAAAGCGCGTCGGTGGCTGGAAAGCCACCAGATTGACTATCAATTCCATGACTACCGCACAGATGGGATTAATGCAGAAATGATGCATAAATTTACCGATGAGCTGGGATGGGAGGCGTTACTGAACACCCGGGGCACCACCTGGCGCAAACTTGACGACGCCAGGCGCAACGCCGTAACCGATGCGCAAAGCGCCATCGCGTTGATGCTTGAAATGCCAGCAATTATCAAACGCCCATTGCTCTGTGCGCCGGGTAAGCCTATGCTGCTTGGTTTCAATGAATCCCAGTATCAGCAGTATTTCAACGAGGTGTAG
- the narX_1 gene encoding nitrate/nitrite sensor protein NarQ gives MLGVLYHCSQALNVSTIDQHCFRRILQIIRQHESIGAIEMEVGSHWRLSEGTSELMSPWHTLPLAMQETTFGQLRWQAQGKNPSPQLMESVANMLGRGLFFNQAQKHYQQLLLMEERATIARELHDSLAQVLSFLRIQLTLLKRAVPLDNAKAQQIISDFDRALNDAYRQLRELLTTFRLTLQQADLPSALQEMIEPLRGQTSAAIHLDCKMSPLALDAQQQVHLLQIVREAVLNAIKHANASEISISCLTSPDGSHAVYIRDNGAGIASLDEPAGHYGLNIMHERAERLGGVLTISRPVNGGTMIGISFTTPQAMSDVENV, from the coding sequence ATGCTGGGCGTGCTGTACCACTGCTCCCAGGCGCTTAACGTCAGCACCATCGATCAGCACTGCTTCCGGCGGATTTTGCAAATCATTCGACAGCACGAATCCATCGGCGCGATTGAGATGGAAGTTGGCAGCCACTGGCGGTTAAGCGAAGGCACGTCAGAACTGATGTCGCCCTGGCACACCCTGCCGTTAGCGATGCAGGAAACCACCTTCGGTCAGCTTCGCTGGCAGGCTCAGGGGAAAAATCCCTCGCCGCAGCTTATGGAGAGCGTGGCCAATATGCTGGGGCGTGGTCTGTTTTTTAACCAGGCGCAAAAACATTATCAGCAGTTATTATTGATGGAAGAGCGCGCGACGATTGCCAGGGAGCTTCATGACTCGTTGGCGCAGGTGCTCTCTTTTTTACGTATCCAGCTCACGCTACTGAAACGCGCCGTGCCCCTGGATAACGCGAAAGCACAGCAAATTATCAGCGACTTCGACCGGGCATTAAACGATGCCTACCGTCAGCTACGCGAACTGCTGACGACGTTCCGGTTGACGCTTCAGCAGGCGGATTTGCCGTCGGCTTTACAGGAAATGATCGAACCGCTGCGCGGGCAGACGTCCGCCGCTATCCATCTTGATTGTAAAATGTCACCGCTGGCGCTGGATGCGCAGCAACAGGTGCATTTATTGCAGATTGTCCGCGAGGCCGTGCTGAACGCCATTAAGCACGCCAATGCCAGCGAGATCTCCATCAGCTGTTTGACCTCGCCTGACGGTAGCCATGCGGTGTATATCCGCGATAACGGCGCCGGGATCGCCAGCCTGGATGAACCCGCCGGTCATTATGGGCTAAATATTATGCATGAACGTGCCGAAAGATTAGGTGGGGTGCTAACCATTTCGCGTCCGGTCAATGGCGGAACCATGATTGGCATCAGTTTTACGACACCCCAGGCAATGTCTGACGTGGAAAACGTCTAA
- the ypfN gene encoding protein, producing MDWLAKYWWILVLVFLVGVLLNVIKDLKRIDHKKFLNNRPELPPHRDFNDKWDDEDDWPKKKP from the coding sequence ATGGATTGGCTTGCGAAATACTGGTGGATACTGGTACTGGTTTTCCTGGTGGGCGTCTTACTGAACGTGATCAAAGACCTCAAACGCATCGATCATAAGAAGTTTTTGAATAATCGTCCTGAACTGCCCCCGCATCGTGACTTTAACGATAAATGGGATGACGAAGACGACTGGCCGAAGAAAAAGCCCTGA
- the ypfH gene encoding esterase YpfH, protein MNHDHVVVQRPDAPAKQLLLLFHGVGDNPVSMGEIGRHFAPVFPDALVVSIGAPHPSGPAPGRQWFSVAGVTEENRQQRIDDIMPHFLETVRYWQQQSGVNAAATALIGFSQGAIMALESIKAEPGLVSRVIAFNGRFARLPEQVTTATTVHLIHGDEDPVIELTHAVRAEEALTQAGGDVTLDVIEDLGHAIDGRSMQAALDHLRYTVPKRYFDEALSGGKPNDDDIIEML, encoded by the coding sequence ATGAATCATGACCACGTTGTTGTTCAACGTCCTGACGCGCCAGCAAAACAGTTGCTGCTGCTGTTTCATGGCGTGGGCGATAATCCGGTTTCTATGGGCGAGATTGGGCGTCATTTTGCCCCTGTCTTTCCCGATGCGCTGGTGGTCAGCATCGGCGCACCCCATCCCAGCGGCCCGGCGCCGGGTCGCCAGTGGTTTTCGGTGGCTGGCGTGACGGAAGAGAACCGTCAGCAGCGGATAGATGACATCATGCCGCACTTTTTGGAAACCGTACGCTACTGGCAACAACAGAGCGGAGTAAACGCTGCGGCTACCGCGTTAATTGGTTTTTCGCAGGGCGCGATTATGGCCCTGGAAAGCATTAAAGCAGAGCCGGGGCTGGTGTCGCGGGTCATCGCCTTTAATGGCCGCTTTGCCCGGCTTCCTGAGCAGGTTACCACCGCCACGACCGTGCATTTAATTCATGGCGATGAAGATCCGGTGATTGAACTGACTCATGCTGTCAGGGCGGAAGAGGCGCTCACCCAGGCGGGCGGCGATGTCACGCTGGATGTGATTGAGGATTTGGGCCACGCCATTGATGGACGCAGCATGCAGGCCGCGCTCGATCATCTGCGCTACACCGTGCCGAAACGTTATTTTGATGAGGCGCTCAGCGGCGGGAAACCGAACGACGACGACATCATCGAGATGCTATAA
- the narQ gene encoding nitrate/nitrite sensor protein NarQ, whose protein sequence is MIVQRPVSTSLARAFFYIMLLSLLSTGVALLTLASSLRDAEAVNIAGSLRMQSYRLGYELQANDPQLENHRQQYATALNSPVLLLLNRWYVPKEVRERYTALHDNWHEMNERLLARDLPWYQHNISGYVRQIDLFVLALQHYAERKVIIVVLTSLFGFMAIFTLVFFTLRRIRQQVVEPLNKLVRASRSIEQQQFDYPPLNTELDNELGLLGRSFTRMSGELQKTLSLAGRKRTRENPQPAGSQPYAGRAVPLLPGA, encoded by the coding sequence GTGATCGTCCAACGCCCGGTATCCACCAGCCTTGCCCGCGCCTTTTTCTATATTATGCTGCTGTCACTCTTGTCGACAGGCGTCGCTCTGTTGACGCTTGCCAGCAGCCTGCGCGACGCTGAAGCGGTGAATATCGCCGGATCGCTACGCATGCAAAGTTACCGGCTGGGTTATGAATTACAGGCTAACGATCCGCAACTTGAAAATCACCGCCAGCAATATGCTACCGCGTTGAATTCGCCGGTGTTGCTATTGCTTAACCGCTGGTATGTGCCAAAGGAAGTGCGGGAGCGCTATACGGCGCTGCATGATAACTGGCATGAAATGAATGAACGTCTGCTGGCACGGGATCTGCCCTGGTATCAGCACAACATTTCAGGCTACGTCCGCCAAATCGATCTGTTTGTGCTGGCGCTTCAGCATTATGCTGAACGCAAAGTGATTATCGTGGTGCTCACGTCGCTGTTTGGATTTATGGCGATTTTCACGCTGGTGTTTTTCACCCTGCGGCGCATTCGCCAGCAGGTGGTGGAGCCGCTGAACAAGCTGGTGCGCGCCAGCCGCAGTATTGAACAACAGCAGTTTGACTATCCCCCACTGAATACCGAGCTGGATAATGAACTGGGGCTGCTGGGCCGGTCGTTTACCCGCATGTCCGGCGAGCTGCAAAAAACTCTATCGCTCGCTGGAAGAAAACGTACGCGAGAAAACCCTCAGCCTGCAGGAAGCCAACCGTATGCTGGGCGTGCTGTACCACTGCTCCCAGGCGCTTAA
- the tmcA gene encoding putative ATP-dependent acetyltransferase encodes MKALASLTAEMARAGIRRMLVLAGEPEWCDDTVTDIASALLAQWVWLGDRPLFGQHTSGSGVRTLLGRENEHAVFDARDGIDVEALAVLAGTLKAGSWLVLLTPPWSGWAAMPDSDSRRWSDCPEPIATPQFITHLMQLLSEDADVLCWHQHQPVQFPVSQPRPAWHAADGAPLRQQAEILSALQSMPSGVAVVTAPRGRGKSALAGMLIAASAGACIVTAPARGATDVLARYAGDKFNFMAPDALSEAVQTGQRPDADWLIIDEAAAIPGPLLTALIAAWPRVLLVTTIQGYEGTGRGFMLKFCASVPGIHQYALSHPIRWADNDPLERVMDALLLFNDDDFRHVPVGPVQFTSLRQSDWGTHPAQMASVYQLLCGAHYRTSPLDLRRMMDAPGQQIIAGLAAEKPAAALWLLEEGGLSPALSQAVWAGFRRPRGNLVAQSLAAHGGNPLAATYNGLRISRIAVHPARQREGLGQALIAWARQHCARAVDYLSVSFGYTPELWRFWAHCGFTLVRIGSHREASSGCYNAIALLALTPAGETLVGRERLRFARDVPFLQAWIAEKLPVAGVMASTLNEEDWLDIAGFAFAHRPLETCLGSLNRLVMQSPLALPALRGRIDVNQTVPALCRTLGLSGRKALLAQCRQEAAQALHALDAARHDALKTQGLQLQFFH; translated from the coding sequence ATGAAGGCGTTAGCCAGCCTGACCGCCGAAATGGCCCGCGCGGGTATCCGCCGCATGTTGGTTCTGGCGGGTGAGCCAGAATGGTGCGATGACACAGTAACAGACATTGCCAGCGCGTTGCTCGCTCAATGGGTGTGGTTAGGTGACCGACCGCTGTTCGGGCAGCATACGTCTGGCTCGGGCGTGCGTACCTTACTGGGGCGCGAAAATGAACATGCGGTGTTTGACGCGCGCGACGGCATTGACGTCGAGGCGCTTGCCGTACTGGCTGGGACGCTGAAAGCAGGCAGCTGGCTGGTGCTGCTTACGCCACCCTGGTCCGGCTGGGCAGCGATGCCCGACAGCGATTCACGTCGCTGGTCCGATTGCCCCGAGCCCATCGCCACACCGCAGTTTATCACCCACCTGATGCAGCTCCTTTCTGAAGATGCTGATGTTCTCTGCTGGCATCAGCATCAACCTGTTCAGTTTCCCGTTTCACAACCGCGCCCCGCATGGCATGCGGCAGACGGCGCGCCGCTGCGTCAGCAGGCTGAAATACTGAGTGCGTTGCAAAGCATGCCATCGGGCGTGGCGGTCGTCACCGCGCCACGTGGACGTGGCAAATCGGCGCTGGCTGGCATGCTGATTGCCGCCAGCGCGGGTGCCTGTATTGTCACGGCACCTGCGCGTGGCGCGACGGATGTGCTGGCGCGCTATGCAGGCGATAAATTCAATTTTATGGCTCCGGATGCGTTAAGCGAAGCGGTTCAGACTGGCCAAAGACCTGACGCCGACTGGCTGATCATTGATGAAGCGGCGGCTATTCCCGGCCCGCTGTTAACCGCCCTGATTGCCGCCTGGCCGCGCGTATTGCTGGTGACGACCATCCAGGGATATGAAGGAACCGGACGCGGTTTTATGTTGAAGTTCTGCGCGTCAGTGCCGGGTATACATCAATACGCCTTGTCGCACCCCATCCGCTGGGCGGATAACGACCCGCTCGAACGGGTGATGGATGCGTTACTGCTGTTCAACGATGACGACTTTCGCCACGTTCCGGTGGGGCCGGTGCAGTTTACGTCGCTCCGGCAGTCTGACTGGGGAACGCATCCGGCGCAAATGGCGTCGGTCTATCAACTCCTGTGCGGCGCGCATTACCGCACGTCGCCCCTCGATTTACGCCGCATGATGGATGCGCCCGGGCAGCAGATCATTGCCGGCCTTGCAGCAGAAAAACCCGCGGCGGCGCTCTGGTTGCTGGAAGAGGGCGGATTATCACCCGCGCTAAGCCAGGCCGTATGGGCAGGTTTTCGCCGGCCGAGAGGCAATCTGGTCGCCCAGTCGCTGGCTGCCCACGGCGGTAACCCGCTTGCTGCCACGTACAACGGTTTGCGTATCAGCCGCATTGCGGTGCACCCGGCCAGGCAGCGGGAAGGTCTTGGACAGGCACTCATCGCCTGGGCGCGACAGCATTGCGCCCGGGCGGTGGATTATCTGTCGGTCAGTTTCGGCTATACCCCAGAGCTGTGGCGCTTCTGGGCGCATTGCGGCTTCACGCTGGTGCGTATCGGCAGCCATCGCGAAGCCAGCAGCGGCTGTTATAACGCTATTGCGCTGTTGGCACTTACCCCTGCGGGAGAAACGCTGGTCGGGCGCGAGCGGTTGCGTTTTGCTCGCGACGTGCCGTTTCTGCAGGCCTGGATTGCGGAAAAATTGCCGGTAGCAGGCGTGATGGCGTCTACGCTTAATGAAGAAGACTGGCTTGATATTGCCGGCTTCGCGTTCGCCCATCGGCCACTGGAAACCTGTCTCGGTAGCCTCAATCGTCTCGTGATGCAGAGCCCGCTTGCACTGCCCGCGTTGCGTGGACGAATCGACGTGAACCAGACAGTACCGGCATTGTGCCGTACGCTGGGTCTGAGCGGGCGTAAAGCGTTACTGGCGCAGTGTCGCCAGGAAGCGGCGCAGGCATTACATGCGCTTGACGCGGCACGACACGACGCCTTAAAGACTCAGGGTTTGCAATTGCAATTTTTCCACTGA
- the narP gene encoding transcriptional regulator NarP: protein MTEKQQHQVLIVDDHPLMRRGIRQLLEIDDSFNVVGEASSGTEAISLANRLSPDVILLDLNMKGLSGLDTLHALRRDGVSARIIVLTVSDARNDVYALIDAGADGYLLKDSDPEELLAAIRHGAVHGDAFSQQVREYLNNRKESVKSDDPFTTLTERELDVLQEVARGQSNKQIAMVLHISEETVKVHIRNLLRKLNVRSRVAATVLFLETRGM from the coding sequence ATGACGGAAAAACAGCAACACCAGGTATTGATTGTCGACGATCACCCGCTGATGCGCCGCGGTATCCGCCAACTGCTGGAGATTGACGACAGTTTCAACGTGGTGGGCGAAGCCAGCAGCGGGACCGAAGCAATCAGTCTCGCCAACCGTTTATCCCCCGACGTAATCCTGCTTGATCTCAATATGAAAGGGCTGAGCGGCCTGGATACGCTGCATGCGTTGCGCCGCGACGGAGTGAGCGCTCGCATTATCGTGTTGACCGTTTCCGATGCGCGCAACGACGTTTACGCGCTTATCGACGCGGGCGCAGATGGGTATTTGCTTAAAGACAGCGATCCGGAAGAGCTTCTGGCGGCGATCCGTCATGGCGCAGTCCATGGCGATGCGTTCAGCCAGCAGGTCCGTGAATATTTAAACAACCGTAAAGAGAGCGTAAAAAGCGACGATCCGTTTACCACGCTCACGGAACGCGAGCTGGATGTGTTACAGGAAGTGGCGCGCGGTCAGTCAAACAAGCAAATCGCCATGGTGCTGCATATCTCCGAAGAGACCGTCAAAGTTCATATTCGTAATCTGTTACGCAAACTCAACGTGCGCTCCAGGGTTGCGGCTACCGTGCTGTTTCTGGAAACCCGCGGGATGTAG
- the acrD gene encoding putative multidrug efflux pump yields MANFFIDRPIFAWVLAIILCLTGTLAIFSLPVEQYPELAPPNVRITANYPGASAQTLENTVTQVIEQNMTGLDNLMYMSSQSSGTGQASITLSFSAGTDPDEAVQQVQNQLQSAMRKLPQAVQTQGVTVRKTGDTNILTIAFVSTDGSMDKQDIADYVASNIQDPLSRVDGVGDIDAYGSPYSMRIWLEPGKLISYQLTTQDVVNAIKSQNSQIAVGQLGGTPSVDNQALNATINAQALLETPEQFRDITLRVNQDGSEVKLGDVAIVEMGAEKYDYLSRFNGHAASGLGIKLASGANEMATAERALKKLDELAQYFPHGLEYKVAFETTSFVKASIIDVVKTLLEAIALVFLVMYLFLQNLRATLIPTIAVPVVLMGTFAVLYAFGYSINTLTMFAMVLAIGLLVDDAIVVVENVERIMSEEGLSPREATRKSMGQIQGALVGIAMVLSAVFVPMAFFGGTTGAIYRQFSITIVSAMVLSVLVAMILTPALCATMLKPLHKGEHHGQRGFFGWFNRMFSRNAARYERGVGKILHRSVRWMLIYALLLGGMVIIFLRLPTSFLPLEDRGMFITSIQLPGGATQQQTLKVVQQVEQYFFTHEKDNVMSVFATVGSGPGGNGQNVARMFVRLKKWDERDAKTGSSFAIIERATKAFQKIKEARVFASSPPAISGMGSSAGFDMELQDHSGAGHDALMKARDQLLLLAGDNHQLTRVRHNGLDDSPQLQIDIDQRKARALGVSIDDINNTLQTAWGSSYVNDFMDRGRVKKVYVQAAAKYRMLPDDISQWYVRNQNGGMVPFSAFATSRWETGSPRLERYNGYSAVEIVGEAAPGVSTGTAMDIMEKLVKELPVGFGVEWTAMSYQERLSGAQAPALYAISLLVVFLCLAALYESWSVPFSVMLVVPLGVVGALLATWMRGLENDVYFQVGLLTVIGLSAKNAILIVEFANDMNARGKDLMAATLEACHQRLRPILMTSLAFIFGVLPMATSSGAGSASQHAVGTGVMGGMISATVLAIFFVPLFFVLVRQRFPLKERQEN; encoded by the coding sequence ATGGCGAATTTTTTTATCGATCGCCCCATTTTTGCCTGGGTGCTGGCCATCATTTTGTGTCTCACTGGCACGTTAGCCATTTTTTCCCTCCCGGTTGAACAGTACCCCGAACTGGCGCCGCCCAATGTGCGCATCACGGCCAACTATCCCGGCGCATCGGCGCAAACCCTGGAAAATACCGTTACCCAGGTTATCGAGCAGAACATGACTGGCCTTGATAATCTGATGTATATGTCCTCGCAAAGCAGCGGAACCGGGCAAGCCTCCATTACCTTAAGTTTCAGCGCGGGTACCGACCCGGACGAAGCCGTCCAGCAGGTGCAAAACCAGTTGCAGTCGGCGATGCGCAAACTCCCTCAGGCGGTGCAAACCCAGGGCGTAACGGTCCGGAAAACCGGCGATACCAACATATTAACTATCGCTTTTGTTTCCACCGACGGCAGCATGGATAAGCAGGATATCGCCGACTATGTCGCCAGTAATATTCAGGACCCGCTAAGTCGCGTGGATGGCGTGGGCGATATCGACGCCTATGGTTCACCCTACTCAATGCGCATCTGGCTGGAGCCCGGCAAGTTGATTAGCTATCAACTCACCACCCAGGATGTGGTGAACGCCATCAAATCGCAAAACAGCCAGATCGCCGTCGGCCAGTTGGGCGGCACGCCTTCCGTGGATAATCAGGCGCTGAACGCCACCATTAATGCCCAGGCGCTGCTGGAAACACCGGAACAGTTCCGGGATATCACGCTGCGCGTCAATCAGGACGGTTCGGAAGTGAAACTGGGCGACGTCGCGATAGTTGAGATGGGCGCGGAAAAGTATGACTATCTGAGCCGGTTCAACGGCCATGCGGCCTCGGGGCTCGGAATTAAACTCGCGTCAGGGGCCAATGAAATGGCCACGGCGGAGCGGGCGTTGAAAAAACTCGATGAGCTGGCCCAGTATTTCCCGCACGGTCTTGAATATAAAGTCGCCTTCGAGACGACGTCGTTTGTTAAAGCGTCCATCATTGACGTGGTCAAAACGCTGCTTGAGGCCATCGCGCTGGTGTTCCTCGTCATGTATCTGTTCCTGCAAAATCTCCGCGCAACGCTGATCCCGACCATTGCCGTTCCGGTGGTATTAATGGGCACGTTTGCGGTGCTTTATGCCTTCGGTTACAGCATCAATACCCTGACCATGTTCGCCATGGTGCTGGCCATCGGGCTGCTGGTGGACGATGCCATTGTGGTTGTCGAAAACGTTGAACGCATTATGAGCGAAGAGGGGTTATCGCCCAGAGAAGCCACGCGTAAATCCATGGGGCAGATTCAGGGCGCGCTGGTGGGTATCGCCATGGTGCTTTCGGCCGTATTCGTCCCGATGGCGTTCTTCGGCGGCACAACGGGCGCAATTTACCGCCAGTTCTCCATTACTATCGTCTCGGCGATGGTGTTGTCGGTACTGGTGGCGATGATCCTCACCCCTGCCCTGTGCGCCACCATGCTTAAACCGTTACACAAGGGCGAGCATCATGGTCAGCGGGGTTTCTTCGGCTGGTTCAACCGCATGTTTAGCCGTAACGCGGCGCGCTATGAACGCGGCGTCGGCAAGATTTTGCACCGCAGCGTACGCTGGATGTTGATTTATGCGCTACTGCTCGGCGGCATGGTTATTATCTTTTTACGGTTGCCCACCTCATTTTTACCGCTGGAAGACCGGGGGATGTTTATCACCTCGATACAGTTGCCCGGCGGTGCCACCCAACAACAAACCCTTAAAGTGGTGCAGCAGGTGGAGCAGTATTTCTTCACCCACGAGAAAGACAATGTGATGTCGGTTTTCGCCACCGTGGGCTCCGGCCCTGGCGGCAACGGTCAGAACGTGGCGCGGATGTTTGTCCGCCTGAAAAAATGGGACGAGCGCGATGCCAAAACCGGCAGTTCGTTTGCGATTATCGAACGTGCGACCAAAGCCTTTCAGAAGATCAAAGAAGCCAGAGTGTTCGCCAGCAGCCCGCCTGCCATAAGCGGAATGGGGAGCTCGGCGGGCTTCGATATGGAATTGCAGGATCATTCCGGGGCCGGTCATGACGCTCTCATGAAGGCGCGCGACCAGTTACTGTTGCTGGCAGGCGATAATCATCAGCTGACCCGGGTTCGTCATAACGGTCTTGATGACAGTCCGCAGTTACAGATTGATATCGATCAGCGCAAAGCCCGGGCGCTGGGTGTCTCCATTGATGATATCAATAACACGCTGCAAACCGCCTGGGGATCCAGCTATGTGAATGATTTTATGGATCGCGGGCGCGTGAAAAAGGTCTATGTTCAGGCTGCTGCGAAATACCGCATGCTGCCGGATGACATCAGCCAGTGGTATGTCCGTAACCAGAACGGCGGTATGGTGCCCTTCTCGGCGTTTGCCACCTCGCGCTGGGAAACCGGTTCGCCGCGCCTTGAGCGTTACAACGGCTATTCGGCAGTGGAGATAGTTGGGGAAGCGGCACCGGGCGTCAGCACCGGCACGGCGATGGATATCATGGAAAAACTGGTGAAAGAGCTGCCGGTCGGCTTTGGCGTGGAATGGACCGCCATGTCCTATCAGGAGCGTCTCTCCGGGGCACAGGCTCCGGCGCTGTATGCCATTTCACTGCTGGTGGTGTTCCTGTGTCTCGCAGCGCTGTACGAAAGCTGGTCGGTGCCTTTCTCGGTAATGCTGGTGGTGCCGCTGGGTGTGGTCGGCGCACTGCTGGCGACCTGGATGCGCGGGCTGGAAAATGACGTTTATTTCCAGGTGGGGTTACTGACCGTCATCGGGCTTTCAGCGAAAAACGCCATCCTGATTGTTGAGTTCGCCAATGATATGAATGCCCGGGGCAAGGATCTGATGGCCGCCACGCTGGAAGCATGTCACCAGCGCTTACGCCCCATCCTGATGACGTCACTGGCGTTTATCTTCGGCGTATTGCCGATGGCCACCAGCAGCGGCGCCGGTTCGGCCAGCCAGCATGCGGTTGGCACCGGCGTAATGGGCGGCATGATATCTGCCACCGTGCTGGCGATCTTCTTTGTGCCGCTGTTTTTTGTGCTGGTGAGACAACGTTTCCCGCTGAAAGAACGTCAGGAAAACTAA
- the dapE gene encoding succinyl-diaminopimelate desuccinylase, which translates to MSCPVIELTQQLIRRPSLSPDDAGCQALLIERLRAIGFTVESMDFGDTQNFWAWRGQGETLAFAGHTDVVPAGDADRWINPPFEPTIRDGMLFGRGAADMKGSLAAMVVAAERFVAQHPNHKGRLAFLITSDEEASAKNGTVKVVEALMARHERVDYCLVGEPSSTEIVGDVVKNGRRGSLTCNLTIHGVQGHVAYPHLADNPVHRAAPMLAELVGIEWDQGNAFFPPTSMQVANIKAGTGSNNVIPGDLFIQFNFRFSTELTDEMIKQRVVEILDRHQLRYSVDWWLSGQPFLTSRGKLVDAVVKAVAHYNEIKPQLLTTGGTSDGRFIARMGAQVVELGPVNATIHKINECVNAADLQLLARMYQRIMEQLVA; encoded by the coding sequence ATGTCCTGCCCGGTAATTGAGCTGACACAGCAGCTTATTCGTCGCCCCTCCTTAAGCCCCGATGACGCGGGCTGCCAGGCGTTGCTTATCGAACGATTGCGCGCCATTGGTTTTACCGTCGAATCGATGGATTTTGGCGACACCCAAAACTTCTGGGCATGGCGCGGCCAGGGCGAAACGCTGGCGTTCGCGGGGCATACCGACGTGGTGCCTGCTGGCGATGCCGATCGCTGGATCAATCCGCCCTTTGAGCCGACCATTCGTGACGGCATGCTGTTTGGCCGTGGCGCGGCAGACATGAAAGGTTCGCTGGCCGCGATGGTTGTCGCGGCGGAACGCTTTGTTGCCCAGCATCCGAATCACAAAGGACGTCTCGCCTTTCTGATTACATCTGATGAAGAAGCCAGCGCTAAAAACGGCACCGTTAAAGTCGTTGAAGCATTAATGGCACGCCATGAGCGTGTGGATTATTGCCTGGTCGGGGAACCGTCAAGTACCGAAATTGTTGGCGACGTGGTGAAAAATGGCCGTCGCGGGTCGCTGACCTGTAACCTGACCATTCATGGCGTACAGGGACATGTGGCCTATCCCCATCTGGCGGATAACCCGGTGCATCGTGCAGCGCCGATGCTTGCGGAACTGGTTGGCATTGAATGGGATCAGGGCAATGCCTTCTTCCCGCCTACCAGTATGCAGGTCGCCAATATTAAAGCGGGCACCGGCAGCAACAACGTCATCCCTGGCGATCTGTTTATTCAGTTCAATTTCCGCTTCAGCACTGAGCTGACTGACGAGATGATTAAACAACGCGTGGTTGAGATCCTGGATCGTCATCAACTGCGCTATAGCGTGGACTGGTGGTTATCAGGGCAACCGTTCCTGACTTCCCGCGGGAAACTGGTCGATGCGGTCGTGAAAGCGGTTGCGCACTATAATGAAATTAAACCCCAACTGTTGACCACAGGCGGCACCTCGGACGGGCGATTCATCGCACGAATGGGCGCACAGGTTGTGGAGCTTGGGCCGGTTAACGCCACCATTCATAAAATTAATGAGTGCGTGAACGCCGCCGACCTGCAACTGCTGGCCCGCATGTATCAACGCATTATGGAGCAACTCGTCGCCTGA